In a genomic window of Methylophaga thalassica:
- the fba gene encoding class II fructose-bisphosphate aldolase (catalyzes the reversible aldol condensation of dihydroxyacetonephosphate and glyceraldehyde 3-phosphate in the Calvin cycle, glycolysis, and/or gluconeogenesis), protein MALITLRQLLDYAAEHDFAVPAFNVSNMEQVHAIMQAADKVDSPVIMQASAGARKYAGEPFLRHMVLAAIEEYPHIPVVLHQDHGASPAICIRSIQSGFTSVMMDGSLREDMKTPSDFDYNVQVTKNVSDIAHACGVSVEGELGCLGSLETGMMGEEDGHGAESALDHSQLLTDPDEAVEFVNLTQVDALAVAIGTSHGAYKFTQPPTGDVLAISHLKTLQQKLPDTHFVMHGSSSVPQDWLKIINTHGGDIGQTYGVPVEEIVEGIQYGVRKVNIDTDLRMASTGAIRQFLTDEKNKAEFDPRKFFKAATQAMQTICEARYQAFGSAGHARKIVPVSLAKMVERY, encoded by the coding sequence ATGGCCCTGATTACGTTGCGACAATTATTAGACTATGCAGCTGAACATGATTTTGCTGTTCCGGCATTCAATGTCAGTAATATGGAGCAAGTACATGCCATTATGCAGGCAGCAGACAAGGTTGACAGTCCTGTGATCATGCAGGCCAGCGCTGGTGCCAGAAAATATGCCGGTGAGCCATTTTTACGGCATATGGTTCTCGCAGCTATTGAAGAATATCCTCATATTCCAGTAGTTTTACATCAGGATCATGGCGCTAGCCCGGCTATCTGCATTCGTTCGATTCAGTCAGGATTTACTTCGGTGATGATGGATGGATCATTACGAGAAGACATGAAAACACCATCTGATTTTGACTATAACGTGCAGGTGACAAAAAACGTTAGTGACATTGCCCATGCATGCGGTGTTTCCGTGGAGGGGGAGTTAGGCTGCCTGGGCTCTTTAGAGACCGGTATGATGGGGGAAGAAGATGGTCATGGTGCTGAATCTGCCTTAGATCATAGTCAACTATTGACCGATCCTGATGAGGCAGTGGAGTTCGTGAATTTAACGCAGGTCGATGCCTTAGCCGTTGCCATAGGCACCAGTCATGGCGCCTATAAATTTACACAACCACCAACAGGTGATGTGCTGGCGATTAGCCACTTAAAAACCTTGCAACAAAAACTGCCTGATACCCATTTTGTGATGCATGGTTCAAGCTCAGTACCGCAGGATTGGTTGAAAATTATCAATACACATGGTGGTGATATTGGCCAAACCTATGGCGTGCCTGTAGAAGAAATTGTTGAAGGCATTCAATATGGTGTACGTAAGGTCAACATTGATACCGATTTACGCATGGCCTCAACTGGTGCTATTCGTCAGTTTTTGACTGATGAGAAGAATAAAGCGGAATTTGATCCACGGAAATTTTTCAAAGCAGCGACGCAGGCGATGCAAACGATTTGTGAAGCGCGTTATCAGGCATTTGGTAGCGCAGGACATGCCAGAAAGATCGTGCCTGTTTCATTAGCTAAAATGGTTGAAAGATATTAG
- the crcB gene encoding fluoride efflux transporter CrcB has protein sequence MHQIIAIAAGGAVGAVLRFVVSNGIYRVLGRDFPYGTLAVNVLGSLLMGFLFIIFIERELGMTEWRSAILIGLLGAFTTFSTFSMETIALLEAGDVTRAMLNIFLSVLLCLTATWIGLSLGRQL, from the coding sequence GTGCATCAAATAATTGCTATTGCCGCCGGCGGTGCAGTGGGTGCCGTACTCAGGTTTGTTGTTTCCAACGGCATCTATCGTGTTTTAGGGCGAGACTTTCCCTACGGCACATTGGCTGTTAATGTGCTCGGTTCTTTATTGATGGGATTTCTGTTTATCATCTTTATCGAGAGAGAGTTGGGTATGACAGAATGGCGCTCTGCCATTTTAATCGGTTTACTTGGCGCGTTTACCACGTTTTCGACATTTTCTATGGAAACTATTGCTCTGCTGGAAGCCGGTGATGTCACGAGAGCCATGCTAAATATATTTCTTAGCGTTTTGCTCTGTCTGACGGCTACATGGATAGGTCTAAGCCTGGGGAGACAGTTATGA
- a CDS encoding DUF190 domain-containing protein yields the protein MSRFEVTMVRVYLAEGRDHSNRVIELLETLDIKGFTVFRGIAGFGAEQKLHKASLLDLSPELPLVIEFFDVPHKVEKIITQLESMVKPDHIVSWTAQSGK from the coding sequence ATGAGTCGGTTCGAAGTCACGATGGTTCGTGTATACCTTGCTGAGGGGCGGGATCATAGTAATCGCGTTATAGAGTTACTTGAAACATTAGATATTAAAGGCTTTACCGTGTTTCGTGGCATTGCTGGTTTTGGTGCTGAACAAAAGTTGCATAAAGCGTCACTATTGGATTTATCACCTGAATTACCATTGGTGATCGAGTTTTTTGATGTTCCACACAAAGTGGAAAAAATTATTACACAGCTGGAAAGTATGGTTAAGCCGGATCATATTGTGAGCTGGACTGCACAATCTGGAAAATAA
- the serS gene encoding serine--tRNA ligase: MLDPKLLRNETEQVAEQLARRGFDLDVALLAKLEEERKQAQLDAQELQTERNSRSKNIGKAKAAGEDITPLLKEIEDLGDRHKAAESRLNDVLTQLQDIAMGIPNLPQADVPAGKDESENQEVLRWGEPRQFDFEPKDHVDLGAALGMDFDTAAKISAARFVTLSGPLAKLQRALTQFMLDLHSEQHGYTETYVPYLVNADSLRGTGQLPKFEEDLFKVNDGEFYLIPTAEVPVTNIVRDTITEDASLPLKFVAHTPCFRSEAGSYGRDVRGLIRQHQFEKVELVQIVRPEDSAAAHEELTAHAEKVLQLLDLPYRKVNLCTGDLGFSSTKTYDLEVWLPSQQTYREISSCSNFGDFQARRLQARWRNPATGKPELVHTLNGSGLAVGRTLLALMENHQQADGSVLIPEALRPYMGGQDSIRV, encoded by the coding sequence ATGTTAGATCCGAAGTTATTAAGAAATGAGACTGAACAGGTTGCTGAGCAACTAGCCCGTAGAGGCTTTGATTTAGATGTTGCATTGTTGGCTAAGCTTGAAGAAGAGCGTAAACAGGCACAACTGGATGCTCAGGAATTACAAACAGAAAGAAATAGCCGTTCTAAAAATATTGGTAAAGCCAAAGCGGCGGGTGAAGATATTACCCCCTTACTGAAAGAAATCGAGGATTTAGGTGACCGTCACAAAGCGGCTGAGTCACGATTAAATGACGTGTTGACCCAGTTGCAAGACATCGCCATGGGTATTCCTAATCTTCCTCAGGCGGATGTTCCGGCCGGTAAAGATGAGAGCGAAAACCAGGAAGTTTTACGTTGGGGTGAACCGCGTCAATTTGATTTTGAACCAAAAGATCATGTCGATCTGGGTGCTGCTTTAGGTATGGATTTTGATACCGCAGCAAAAATCAGTGCTGCCCGTTTTGTCACTTTGTCCGGTCCTTTGGCTAAGTTACAGCGTGCACTGACCCAGTTTATGCTGGACTTACACAGCGAACAGCATGGTTACACGGAAACCTATGTTCCTTATTTAGTGAATGCTGACTCTTTAAGAGGAACAGGACAGTTACCAAAATTCGAAGAAGATCTGTTTAAAGTGAATGATGGTGAGTTTTATCTGATTCCAACAGCTGAAGTGCCAGTGACTAATATTGTCCGCGATACGATTACTGAAGATGCATCGTTGCCGCTGAAGTTTGTGGCACATACACCGTGTTTCCGAAGTGAAGCCGGCTCTTATGGTCGCGATGTACGTGGTCTTATCCGTCAGCACCAGTTTGAAAAGGTTGAGTTGGTACAAATCGTCCGTCCAGAGGACTCTGCTGCCGCGCATGAAGAATTAACAGCACATGCTGAAAAAGTATTGCAGTTATTAGATTTGCCATATCGTAAGGTGAATTTGTGTACGGGTGATTTAGGGTTTTCATCTACAAAAACCTATGATCTTGAAGTTTGGTTACCAAGCCAGCAAACCTACAGAGAAATTTCATCTTGCAGTAATTTTGGTGATTTCCAGGCACGTCGTTTACAGGCCCGCTGGCGTAATCCTGCTACTGGAAAACCTGAGTTAGTTCACACGCTCAATGGTTCAGGACTGGCCGTTGGCCGTACGCTGTTAGCGTTGATGGAAAATCATCAACAGGCAGATGGTTCGGTGTTAATTCCAGAGGCGTTACGTCCATATATGGGCGGTCAGGACAGCATTCGTGTTTGA
- a CDS encoding site-2 protease family protein yields the protein MFEFSLVQKIIIWAIPVLFAITVHEVAHGWVALKLGDRTAQMLGRLTLNPFKHIDPIGTVLVPGLLLLLGGFVFGWAKPVPVSYQNLHQPKRDMAWVAAAGPAANFIMAIIWAIVAKLGLMLIHADITLGQPMMFMGVAGVLINTMLMMLNLLPIPPLDGSRVLSSWLPGPMAYKFSRIEPYGFFILLGLLYFGILNLILWPLVSAMLGLLVSVFHLPAQIFSIL from the coding sequence GTGTTTGAATTTAGTTTGGTCCAGAAAATTATTATCTGGGCGATACCTGTTTTATTTGCCATTACTGTGCATGAAGTTGCGCATGGCTGGGTTGCATTAAAGTTAGGTGATAGAACAGCACAAATGTTGGGTAGGCTCACGCTAAACCCCTTTAAACATATCGACCCTATCGGCACAGTACTTGTGCCCGGCTTATTATTATTACTCGGCGGCTTTGTATTTGGCTGGGCGAAACCGGTACCGGTGAGCTATCAGAATCTGCATCAGCCCAAACGAGATATGGCGTGGGTGGCTGCTGCTGGTCCTGCTGCCAACTTTATTATGGCGATTATCTGGGCGATCGTTGCCAAGCTGGGTTTAATGCTTATTCATGCCGATATTACCCTGGGTCAACCTATGATGTTTATGGGCGTCGCTGGTGTTTTGATTAATACGATGTTAATGATGCTTAACTTACTGCCTATTCCGCCTCTGGACGGCAGTCGTGTGTTATCAAGCTGGCTACCAGGACCGATGGCATATAAGTTCAGCAGGATAGAGCCTTATGGTTTCTTTATCTTGCTCGGACTGCTTTATTTCGGCATTTTGAATTTGATTTTATGGCCATTGGTCAGTGCTATGCTAGGTTTGCTGGTGTCTGTCTTTCATTTACCAGCACAAATATTCAGTATTTTATAG
- a CDS encoding tryptophan--tRNA ligase: MDTVAIQSRRIVSGMRPTGQLHLGHYHGVLKNWIKLQHEFDCFFFVADWHALTTHYEESSVIEGSVWEMVIDWLAAGIEPSTASLFLQSKVPEHAELHLLLSMITPLSWLERVPTYKDQQEKLKEKDLSTYGFLGYPLLQSADILIYRAGQVPVGEDQVAHVELTREVARRFNHIYGREKDFEEKAEAAIKKMGKKNAKLYNTLRKSYQEQGDADALATARELLKNQQNLALGDMERLFGYLEGAGKVILPEPKALLTPASKMPGLDGQKMSKSYGNTISLREPDDSLAEKIKRMPTDTNRVRRTDPGEPDRCPVWQLHEVYASEDQKQWVQEGCRSASIGCLDCKGPLIDAVSAELRPIRERALDFSQHPEDVRRIIDDGNAAAREVAQETLAEVRSSMGLNYK; the protein is encoded by the coding sequence TTGGATACGGTTGCTATACAGTCCCGTCGCATTGTTTCAGGCATGCGTCCAACAGGGCAATTGCATTTAGGTCATTATCATGGCGTTCTAAAAAACTGGATTAAATTACAGCACGAATTTGACTGCTTCTTCTTTGTCGCAGACTGGCATGCATTGACGACTCATTATGAAGAGAGCAGTGTCATCGAAGGCAGTGTTTGGGAGATGGTGATTGACTGGCTCGCTGCCGGTATTGAACCTTCGACGGCATCGCTGTTTTTACAGTCAAAAGTACCTGAGCACGCTGAATTACACTTATTATTGTCGATGATTACACCGCTTTCGTGGCTAGAGCGTGTACCAACATACAAAGATCAACAAGAAAAACTAAAAGAAAAAGATTTATCGACTTACGGTTTTTTAGGCTATCCCTTATTACAAAGTGCCGATATTTTGATTTATCGTGCGGGTCAGGTGCCTGTGGGTGAAGATCAGGTCGCTCATGTCGAGTTAACACGTGAAGTCGCTCGTCGTTTTAATCATATCTATGGTCGTGAGAAGGACTTTGAAGAAAAAGCCGAAGCCGCGATTAAAAAAATGGGTAAGAAAAACGCAAAGCTCTACAATACTTTGCGTAAGTCATACCAAGAGCAAGGTGATGCGGATGCTCTAGCCACCGCGCGTGAGTTGCTTAAAAATCAACAAAATTTAGCGCTGGGTGATATGGAGCGCTTATTCGGCTATCTGGAAGGTGCAGGTAAAGTGATTTTGCCCGAGCCAAAAGCCTTATTAACACCGGCATCTAAAATGCCAGGCCTGGATGGTCAAAAAATGTCCAAGTCATACGGAAATACAATCTCGCTGCGTGAGCCTGATGATAGCCTGGCAGAGAAAATTAAGCGTATGCCAACGGACACCAACCGTGTTCGACGTACTGATCCTGGTGAGCCCGATCGCTGCCCTGTATGGCAGTTGCATGAGGTTTACGCTTCAGAAGATCAGAAACAGTGGGTACAAGAAGGTTGTCGCAGTGCCAGTATTGGTTGTCTGGATTGTAAAGGTCCGTTGATTGATGCTGTTAGTGCTGAACTGAGACCGATTCGTGAACGGGCGTTGGATTTTAGCCAACACCCAGAAGATGTCCGCCGTATTATTGATGATGGTAATGCTGCCGCGCGTGAAGTGGCACAGGAAACCTTGGCGGAAGTCCGTTCATCAATGGGTTTAAACTATAAATAA